Part of the Synergistaceae bacterium genome, TATCAGGATGTAATAGGAATGCTTGAATTCGGCAAAGGGTCAGTTATAGGGATGATTTTATTGATTCCGGCGTTAATTGCGTGTGTGCTTGACATTATGAACAGGGACAAGGGGAATTCAGAATTTATCAGTAAATCATATAGAATCAAGCAAAATAATTTACGAGACAACGCGGCAAAGTTTATAATTTGTGTTATATTGCTGATGATTTTGACTCCGATTGCGTCATTTTCCGTGCTGGGCTTTATCAATAAATACCCGATTGACATGACATTTTCACTTGAGAATATAAAGCAGGCTATTAACATGGGAGCGATAAAATATTTAATGAATTCTATAATTATAGCCTCTCTTACTGCAATAATAGGGACGGCCTTAGCACTTGTTAATTCATACATGACAGCTCGAAACAGGACGAGATCAAATTATATTTTGCATTTAATGTCAATAACTTCACTTGCTATACCGGGAATAGTGCTCGGACTGAGTTATATAATGTTCTTCAAAGCGAGTATTATTTACGGGACATTTGCGATATTAATTTTAGTGAACATAACACACTTTTTTGCGTCCCCGTATCTTATGGCATATAACACATTCGGGAAGATTAACGAGAATCTTGAGTCAGTCGGCGCGACACTGGGAATCAAAAAATTTGACGTGATAAAAGATGTAATACTGCCTCAATCAATCGGGACAATTTTAGAAATGGCAGGATATTTTTTCGTGAACTCAATGATGACGATCTCTGCGGTGTCGTTCCTAGCAAATGCAAATAATAAACCTGCGGCACTGATGATTACTCAATTTGAAGGTCAAATGCAATTAGAGTGTGCGGCATTCGTGAGTCTTGCTATATTGCTTGTAAATATTTTAATGAAATTTCTTAGTGCGATAATAAAGCGGACAAGGATTCAATAAAAGCTCCCTATCCGCCTAAAAATTTTTATTTGCCTGCTAAATATTCATTCATGCTGGCTGCTGCTCTGCGTCCTTCACCCATTGCGAGAATAACTGTAGCAGCTCCGAGAACTATATCACCGCCCGCCCATACTCTGGGAATGCTGGTTTTCTGATTCTCGTCGACGATAATATTTCCGCGTTTAGTAACGTTGAGTCCCTCTGTAGTCTGAGCCATTAACGGATTTGACTCATTGCCCAGTGCTACAACGGCCGCGTCAATCTCTAAAACGTGTTCAGTTCCGGGCTTGGCTACGGGTTTGCGTCTTCCTGATTCGTCAGGTTCGCCGAGTTCATACGTCAATAATTCGACTCCGGTTAATCTGCCCTTGTCATCGCCGATAAATTTCGTCGGATTCTCTAAGAAATGGAAATCGACTCCCTCTTCAATTGCGTGGGCGACTTCTTCAGCTCTTGCCGGCATTTCTGCGCGTGTTCTTCTGTAGACGCAATAAACTTTTTCAGCTCCGAGTCTTAATGCAGTCCTTGCGCCGTCCATTGCAACATTACCGCCTCCGAAAACTGCGACTCTTTTTGCCTCGAATAAAGGCGTGTCAGCGTGTTCACGGTCATAAGCCTTCATTAAATTTGAACGCGTTAAATACTCATTTGCGCTGAATACTCCGATTAAGTTTTCGCCCTCAATGCCTAAAAATTTAGGAAGTCCTGCGCCCGTTCCTATAAATGCCGCGTCGTAGCCTTCTTTGTCTAAAAGCTGCTCTAAAGTTTCAGTGCGTCCGACAAGAAAACTTGTTTTGAATTCAACGCCCATTTTCTTGAGATTCTCGACTTCTTTAGCGACTATTTCTTTAGGGAGTCTGAATTCGGGAATGCCGTAGACCATAACACCGCCGGTTTTCTGGAATGCTTCAAAGACTGTAACGCTATGTCCTGCGCGCCTAATATCAGCAGCAACTGTGAGACCTGCAGGGCCTGAACCGATTACAGCAACTTTTTTGCCGGTCTCAGGAGCAGGAGTCGGGACTGTGATTTGATTATTTGCGCGTTCCCAGTCAGCTACGAATCTTTCAAGACGGCCGATTGCTACAGCTTTTTCCGGAGTCTTTAACATTTTACCGACTGTGCAGAAACTTTGACACTGTTTTTCTTGAGGACATACACGGCCGCAAATTGCAGGAAGTAAATTTGTCTGCTTTATAGTGTCAACAGCTCCCTTGAAATCACCTTTTTGAATATGCGAGATAAATTCAGGAATGGGAACAGCAACGGGGCAGCCTTTTTTGCAGGGAGCTCCGGGACATTGTATACAGCGTTCGGCCTCGACTCTTGCTTGAGTCTCAGTATAACCGAGTGCGACTTCTCCCATT contains:
- a CDS encoding ABC transporter permease subunit, producing MNKTRAIKIFLCIFWLAAVILPLIQMLSTAAGVNIIDIITARKFFRALTQSLTVSTTAAGISIILAGILAWSIARTNIKHKTILNTIIIIPMLIPSISHGMGLITILGANGWLSRLVGLRGGIYGFWGIVIGSVMYSFPVAYLMLYDILRYEDGTPYEAAEVMGMSTGDKFFAVTLPYLRKPLISVIFAVFTMIITDYGVPLMVGGKYITLPVMMYQDVIGMLEFGKGSVIGMILLIPALIACVLDIMNRDKGNSEFISKSYRIKQNNLRDNAAKFIICVILLMILTPIASFSVLGFINKYPIDMTFSLENIKQAINMGAIKYLMNSIIIASLTAIIGTALALVNSYMTARNRTRSNYILHLMSITSLAIPGIVLGLSYIMFFKASIIYGTFAILILVNITHFFASPYLMAYNTFGKINENLESVGATLGIKKFDVIKDVILPQSIGTILEMAGYFFVNSMMTISAVSFLANANNKPAALMITQFEGQMQLECAAFVSLAILLVNILMKFLSAIIKRTRIQ
- the gltA gene encoding NADPH-dependent glutamate synthase gives rise to the protein MPSRDPIKRAHEMGEVALGYTETQARVEAERCIQCPGAPCKKGCPVAVPIPEFISHIQKGDFKGAVDTIKQTNLLPAICGRVCPQEKQCQSFCTVGKMLKTPEKAVAIGRLERFVADWERANNQITVPTPAPETGKKVAVIGSGPAGLTVAADIRRAGHSVTVFEAFQKTGGVMVYGIPEFRLPKEIVAKEVENLKKMGVEFKTSFLVGRTETLEQLLDKEGYDAAFIGTGAGLPKFLGIEGENLIGVFSANEYLTRSNLMKAYDREHADTPLFEAKRVAVFGGGNVAMDGARTALRLGAEKVYCVYRRTRAEMPARAEEVAHAIEEGVDFHFLENPTKFIGDDKGRLTGVELLTYELGEPDESGRRKPVAKPGTEHVLEIDAAVVALGNESNPLMAQTTEGLNVTKRGNIIVDENQKTSIPRVWAGGDIVLGAATVILAMGEGRRAAASMNEYLAGK